From the Nostoc sp. PCC 7107 genome, the window GCCTTATTTCTCTACAAACCTAACGGTCAAGTTAGATTAGAGCAACTACACTGGCAGGATAGTCGCCAGCGCAAAAATATCCGCAAAGCCTTAGAAACAGCCAGCAGTCAAATTACATTGCTGCCCAATAGTACCCCTCTAGCCAGTTCCACGGGTATCTTAGATGATCAGATGCACCGCTATTTGGGGCCAGATGTCCAAATATTTGGCACGGCAATTTTAGTTAAGCATACAGAACGAGGCTGGCTCTACGTCTTAAGCCGTGACCCAGAGTATAGTTGGACAGAAACCAGACAAAAGCTAGTACGGCTGGTTGCAGACCAAACAGCCGTAGCGATCGAAAATGATGAACTAGCGGTAGAACTGAGAAAAAAAGAACGCCTAGACCAAGAATTAGAAATTGGGGCAGAAATTCAACGAAGACTCTTACCTCGTCAATGCCCAAATATTCCTGGTGTATCCCTAGCAGCACGTTGTAAACCTGCTAATCGAGTGGGTGGCGATTATTACGACTTTATTCCGACCAATCATAATCAGTTGCAATTAATTAGCAGAGTCTCTCCCGAAACTAGCCGTTGGGGTTTTGTGATTGGAGATGTGATGGGGAAAGGTGTCCCCGCAGGCTTAATTATGACAATGATGCGGGGGATGCTGAGAGGCGAGGTGTTGCATGGCAATTCCCCATCAGGGATTTTGCAAAATTTGAATCGAGTCATGTATGCGGATTTGGAAAATTCCCACCGCTTTGTGACGCTATTTTATTCTGAGTACAATCCGACCTCTCGGATTTTGTCTTACAGTAACGCTGCACACAATCCTCCCTTGTGGTGGCACGCAGCGACAAAAACAGTTAGCCGTTTAGATACTCTAGGGATGCTGATTGGTTTGGATGCGAACAGCCAATATGAAGACGACCAGGCTCAATTAGAACCTGGAGATACAGTAATTTATTATACAGATGGCTTGACTGATGCGGCGGCCGCTAGTGGCGATCGCTTTGATGAAGAAAATTTTGTAGCAGCTTTTAGCGCCGCTTGTCGCTATTGCAACGGGCCAGAAGAAATTGTAGAGTACTTATTTGACCAAGTTCAGCAATTCATCGGTGCTGATAGGCAAAATACTGATGATATGACACTTGTGGTTTTGCAGATTGTTTAGTAAACAGTCATTGGTCATTTGTTATTAGTCCTTTGTGAAAAATTCACTGCTGATTTTATAGCCCAACACGGTTCAGTTAAAGCTAAGACTCTTTGTTAAAACCAAATTTCTTTAACGTAGACACGAAGCAGCTTCCCGCAGGGTACCACCAAGTACGCCAAAAACGCAGAGAGAAGAAAGAAATGCTTAACTGAAATGTATTGAGGTAAAACCAGTGCAATAATTTGATATTTGTCAGCATATGTAACTGAATCTCCCCTTGTGATGCCTTATCCGCTGCGCCCCAGTTGGTGGGACAATAAAAACGATACATAATGCTTAACTTTTGTTGCTTCCAACCCAAAGGAATTTTTAACAATGTGGAAACGAATTGCAATTATTTTTTTATTAATTTTGAGCTTCAGCTTGAGTGATCCTGATGTAGCTGCTGCGGCTGGATTTAAAAGCTATGTAGATACTGCTGATGGTTATCAATTTTCATATCCCAACGGCTGGCTACCTGTTAAAGTTGCAAACGGGCCTGATGTAGTTTTCCATGATTTGATCGAAATATCCGAAAATGTCTCAGTGGTGATTAGTCCTGTTTCCGAAGGTAAAACTTTAAAAGAACTGGGCGCTCCCACAGAAGTTGGGTATAAGCTGGG encodes:
- a CDS encoding PP2C family protein-serine/threonine phosphatase, which gives rise to MPVSQVPFQPTDGNNSAATDVTPVVALKELVARLHREQNKIQDLLSSLGFALRSFNNLNQFLELIPLMATRVTDADGSALFLYKPNGQVRLEQLHWQDSRQRKNIRKALETASSQITLLPNSTPLASSTGILDDQMHRYLGPDVQIFGTAILVKHTERGWLYVLSRDPEYSWTETRQKLVRLVADQTAVAIENDELAVELRKKERLDQELEIGAEIQRRLLPRQCPNIPGVSLAARCKPANRVGGDYYDFIPTNHNQLQLISRVSPETSRWGFVIGDVMGKGVPAGLIMTMMRGMLRGEVLHGNSPSGILQNLNRVMYADLENSHRFVTLFYSEYNPTSRILSYSNAAHNPPLWWHAATKTVSRLDTLGMLIGLDANSQYEDDQAQLEPGDTVIYYTDGLTDAAAASGDRFDEENFVAAFSAACRYCNGPEEIVEYLFDQVQQFIGADRQNTDDMTLVVLQIV
- the psbP gene encoding photosystem II reaction center PsbP, with the translated sequence MWKRIAIIFLLILSFSLSDPDVAAAAGFKSYVDTADGYQFSYPNGWLPVKVANGPDVVFHDLIEISENVSVVISPVSEGKTLKELGAPTEVGYKLGKAALAPSDSGRTAELVDAREKEDDEGKIYYVLEYLVKLPNNQERHNIASVAVSRGKLFTFNASIPEKRWAKVKRTMENVVDSFTVY